One window from the genome of Methyloradius palustris encodes:
- a CDS encoding MlaA family lipoprotein, whose product MRINTLGLIASIVLTTSLLSGCATQANKDPIEGFNRGVYKFNDVADKAVIKPVAGAYKAVLPSPVRTGVGNFFRNLNTFVSAINNLLQFKIANATSEAGRFVINSTFGIAGFIDVASMDNVPKHTEDFGQTLGYWGVGDGAYLVLPFIGPSSVRDTTGLVVDTLAFDPISYVDDPRTRNLGRLLYIVDKRAQYLPASDLLDEAALDPYAFMRDAYLERRANQVADNDGTVLNNGDDGSEPATVAPAPETK is encoded by the coding sequence ATGCGTATCAACACTTTAGGCTTGATTGCCAGCATCGTTTTGACCACTTCATTACTAAGTGGTTGTGCCACCCAAGCAAACAAAGACCCAATTGAAGGATTCAACCGCGGCGTTTATAAATTTAATGACGTTGCCGACAAAGCAGTTATCAAACCAGTCGCTGGTGCATACAAAGCAGTACTACCAAGCCCAGTGCGCACGGGGGTAGGTAACTTCTTCCGCAACTTGAATACGTTTGTTTCTGCAATCAATAATCTGTTGCAATTCAAGATTGCTAATGCAACCAGCGAAGCTGGTCGTTTCGTCATCAATAGTACCTTCGGTATTGCAGGTTTCATTGATGTTGCTTCTATGGATAACGTGCCTAAGCACACTGAAGATTTCGGCCAAACATTGGGCTACTGGGGTGTAGGTGATGGCGCTTACTTGGTATTGCCGTTCATCGGCCCAAGCAGTGTGCGCGATACTACTGGTTTGGTTGTTGATACGCTGGCATTTGACCCAATTAGCTACGTAGATGATCCAAGAACACGCAACCTTGGCCGCTTACTCTATATTGTAGACAAACGTGCTCAATACCTGCCTGCCAGCGATTTGCTGGATGAAGCAGCACTTGATCCGTATGCTTTCATGCGTGATGCCTACCTCGAACGTCGTGCTAATCAAGTTGCTGATAATGATGGTACAGTGCTCAACAATGGTGATGATGGTAGTGAACCAGCAACAGTGGCTCCTGCACCAGAAACCAAATAG